One Pseudomonas sp. MH9.2 DNA segment encodes these proteins:
- a CDS encoding DUF2058 domain-containing protein, which yields MSISLRDQLLKAGLVNQKQAKQVSKDKQKEQRLVHKGQIEADDSQKRAAQDAMAEKAKRDQELNRQQQEKVELKARTAQVKQLIEVSRLPKLTTEDYYNFVDDKKVKRISVNTLMRNKLSSGSLAIVHHGGGYEIIPREAALKIQERDPRRVVLLNTPTEAPDADDPYAAYQVPDDLMW from the coding sequence ATGAGCATTTCCCTTCGCGACCAGTTGCTCAAAGCAGGTCTGGTCAACCAAAAGCAGGCCAAGCAGGTCAGCAAAGACAAGCAAAAAGAACAACGTCTGGTGCATAAGGGCCAGATCGAAGCCGATGACTCGCAAAAGCGTGCGGCGCAGGACGCCATGGCCGAAAAAGCCAAGCGTGATCAGGAACTCAATCGCCAGCAGCAGGAAAAGGTCGAGCTCAAAGCCCGTACCGCTCAGGTCAAACAGTTGATCGAAGTCTCTCGGCTGCCGAAGCTGACTACCGAGGACTACTACAACTTCGTCGACGACAAGAAGGTCAAGCGCATCTCGGTCAACACGCTGATGCGTAACAAGCTCAGCAGCGGCTCACTGGCCATCGTTCATCATGGCGGCGGTTACGAGATCATCCCGCGTGAAGCCGCGCTGAAGATCCAGGAACGCGACCCACGCCGGGTCGTGCTGCTCAATACACCGACCGAAGCACCGGATGCCGATGATCCGTACGCGGCTTATCAGGTGCCTGACGACCTGATGTGGTAA
- the mazG gene encoding nucleoside triphosphate pyrophosphohydrolase: MYTLEDLLHLMARLRDPQFGCPWDVKQTYASIVPHTLEEAYEVADAIERGDFDHLQGELGDLLFQVVYYSQLAREEGRFEFDGVVDSITRKLIRRHPHVFPTGDLYAPLETPQLDEAQVKQRWEEIKAEERAAKSDVPEQLSLLDDVPGVLPALSRSAKLQKRAAQVGFDWPDALPVVDKVREELDEVLEAMADNDAPAIADEVGDLLFAVVNLARHLKVDPESALRAANTKFERRFRFIEQALRQTHRPIENCTLEELDALWGEAKRQEKNAS, translated from the coding sequence ATGTACACACTCGAAGACTTGCTGCACCTGATGGCCCGACTGCGTGACCCGCAGTTCGGGTGCCCGTGGGATGTCAAACAAACCTACGCGAGTATCGTGCCTCACACGCTTGAAGAAGCCTACGAAGTCGCCGATGCGATTGAGCGCGGTGACTTCGATCACTTGCAGGGCGAGCTGGGCGATCTGTTGTTCCAGGTGGTTTATTACAGCCAGTTGGCGCGCGAAGAAGGGCGCTTCGAGTTCGATGGCGTGGTCGACAGCATCACCCGAAAATTGATTCGCCGTCACCCGCATGTGTTCCCTACTGGCGATCTGTATGCGCCGCTGGAAACGCCGCAGCTGGACGAGGCCCAGGTCAAGCAGCGCTGGGAGGAAATCAAAGCCGAAGAGCGAGCGGCCAAGTCTGACGTGCCTGAGCAGTTGTCCCTGCTCGATGATGTCCCCGGCGTGCTGCCAGCCTTGTCCCGCTCGGCGAAGTTGCAGAAGCGCGCGGCGCAGGTCGGTTTCGACTGGCCAGACGCCTTGCCGGTGGTCGACAAGGTGCGTGAAGAGCTCGATGAAGTGCTGGAAGCCATGGCGGACAATGACGCCCCGGCCATCGCGGATGAGGTCGGTGACCTGCTGTTTGCGGTGGTGAATCTGGCCCGGCACCTTAAGGTCGATCCTGAAAGCGCCTTGCGTGCGGCGAACACTAAATTCGAAAGACGCTTCCGATTTATCGAACAGGCATTGCGCCAGACCCATCGTCCCATTGAAAATTGCACCCTCGAAGAACTGGACGCTCTCTGGGGCGAAGCCAAACGTCAGGAAAAGAACGCATCATGA
- the relA gene encoding GTP diphosphokinase, with protein MVQVRAHQPINTDGSINLDAWLDHIVSVDLALDRQALKEACEFARHAEQQDNASKNLWAEGASSFQSGLEIAEILADLKLDQDSLVAAVIYRGVREGKIPLADVSQRFGQTVTKLIDGVLRMAAISSSLSPRESLVMGSQAQVENLRKMLVAMVDDVRVPLIKLAERTCAIRAVKNADEEKRNRVAREVFDIYAPLAHRLGIGHIKWELEDLSFRYLEPEQYKQIAKLLHERRLDRERFISEVMGQLENELLSTGVKADISGRAKHIYSIWRKMQRKGLEFSQIYDVRAVRVLVPEIRDCYTALGIVHTLWRHIPKEFDDYIANPKENGYRSLHTAVIGPEGKVLEVQIRTHAMHEEAELGVCAHWRYKGTDVKSGSNQYEEKISWLRQVLEWHEELGDIGGLADQLRVDIEPDRVYVFTPDGHAIDLPKGSTPLDFAYRVHTEIGHNCRGAKINGRIVPLNYSLQTGEQVEIITSKHGTPSRDWLNSNLGYITTSRARAKVVHWYKLQARDQNVSAGKTLLERELARVGLPQVDFDKLAEKANLKTAEDMFAALGAGDLRLTQLVNAAQQLVEPERGNEQLELIPRKATGYKPGKRGDIQIQGVGNLMTQMAGCCQPLPGDAIVGYITQGRGVSIHRQDCAAVLQLGSREPERIIQVNWGPVPVLTYPVDIVIRAYDRSGLLRDVSQVLLNERINVLAVNTRSNKEDNTALMSLTIEIPGLDALGRLLGRISQLPNIIETRRNRTP; from the coding sequence ATGGTACAGGTGAGAGCGCACCAGCCGATCAACACCGATGGCAGTATCAATCTTGATGCATGGCTCGATCATATAGTCAGCGTTGACCTTGCATTGGACCGACAGGCCTTGAAAGAGGCTTGCGAGTTTGCCCGCCATGCCGAGCAACAGGACAACGCCTCAAAGAATTTATGGGCAGAAGGGGCCTCCAGTTTCCAGTCTGGCCTGGAAATCGCCGAGATCCTCGCAGATCTCAAGCTCGATCAGGACTCACTGGTCGCTGCCGTGATCTACCGTGGCGTGCGCGAGGGCAAGATCCCCTTGGCGGACGTCAGTCAGCGTTTTGGTCAGACAGTGACTAAACTGATCGACGGCGTGCTTCGCATGGCGGCGATCAGTTCCAGTCTGAGCCCTCGCGAGTCGTTGGTGATGGGGTCTCAGGCCCAGGTAGAAAACCTGCGCAAGATGCTGGTGGCGATGGTCGATGACGTGCGCGTCCCGCTGATCAAGCTGGCCGAACGCACCTGCGCGATTCGTGCGGTCAAGAATGCCGACGAAGAAAAGCGCAACCGCGTGGCCCGGGAAGTGTTCGACATCTATGCGCCACTGGCGCACCGCTTGGGTATCGGGCACATCAAATGGGAGCTGGAGGATTTGTCCTTCCGCTACCTGGAACCCGAACAGTACAAACAGATTGCTAAATTGCTGCATGAGCGCCGCCTTGATCGCGAGCGTTTTATCAGCGAGGTCATGGGCCAACTGGAAAACGAACTGCTGAGTACCGGGGTGAAAGCCGATATCAGCGGTCGGGCTAAACACATCTATTCGATCTGGCGCAAAATGCAGCGCAAGGGTCTGGAGTTCAGCCAGATCTATGACGTGCGTGCCGTGCGCGTGTTAGTGCCTGAAATCCGCGACTGCTATACCGCGCTGGGCATCGTGCACACGCTTTGGCGGCACATCCCCAAGGAGTTTGACGACTACATCGCCAACCCCAAGGAAAACGGCTATCGCTCGCTGCACACTGCGGTCATTGGCCCCGAAGGCAAGGTGCTGGAAGTGCAAATCCGCACCCACGCCATGCACGAAGAGGCAGAGCTGGGCGTATGCGCGCACTGGCGCTACAAAGGCACCGACGTCAAATCCGGCTCTAATCAATACGAAGAGAAAATTTCCTGGCTGCGGCAGGTGCTCGAGTGGCATGAAGAGCTGGGTGATATCGGCGGATTGGCAGATCAACTGCGGGTCGATATCGAGCCCGACCGGGTGTACGTGTTCACCCCGGATGGCCATGCCATCGATCTGCCCAAAGGCTCGACGCCGCTGGACTTCGCTTATCGGGTGCACACCGAAATCGGTCACAACTGCCGTGGCGCCAAGATCAACGGGCGTATCGTGCCGCTCAACTACAGCCTGCAGACCGGTGAGCAGGTTGAGATCATCACCAGTAAACACGGTACGCCGAGTCGCGATTGGCTGAACTCGAACCTTGGCTATATCACCACCTCGCGGGCGCGGGCGAAGGTCGTCCACTGGTACAAATTGCAGGCGCGTGACCAGAACGTCTCGGCGGGTAAAACCCTGCTGGAGCGTGAACTGGCGCGCGTGGGATTGCCACAGGTGGATTTCGACAAATTGGCCGAAAAAGCCAATCTGAAAACCGCCGAAGACATGTTCGCCGCTCTGGGTGCTGGCGACCTGCGTCTGACGCAGCTGGTCAATGCTGCGCAGCAACTGGTCGAGCCGGAACGCGGCAACGAACAACTGGAGCTGATCCCGCGCAAAGCCACCGGCTACAAGCCCGGCAAGCGTGGCGATATCCAGATTCAGGGCGTCGGCAACTTGATGACGCAAATGGCCGGTTGCTGCCAACCGCTGCCCGGCGATGCCATTGTGGGCTACATCACGCAGGGCCGTGGCGTGAGCATTCACCGCCAGGACTGCGCGGCAGTGCTGCAGCTGGGCAGTCGCGAGCCGGAGCGGATCATCCAGGTCAACTGGGGCCCGGTGCCGGTGCTCACCTACCCGGTGGACATCGTCATCCGTGCCTATGATCGCTCCGGTTTGCTGCGTGACGTTTCTCAGGTTCTGCTCAACGAGCGGATCAACGTGCTGGCGGTCAATACCCGCTCGAACAAGGAAGACAACACCGCGCTGATGTCGCTGACCATCGAAATTCCGGGCCTGGATGCGCTAGGACGACTCCTGGGGCGGATCTCCCAGTTGCCGAACATCATCGAGACACGGCGTAACCGCACACCCTGA
- the rlmD gene encoding 23S rRNA (uracil(1939)-C(5))-methyltransferase RlmD: protein MAKQERGLRFQPTGGTKVPQVPTGKKQRLTIERLANDGRGIAFVEGRTWFVAGSLAGEEVEARVLNAHGKVVEARTERVFQPSPLRRPAPCVHFGRCGGCSVQHLPHSEQLALKQRMLAEQLTRVAGVEPEEWAAPLTGPEFAYRRRARIAVRWDAKAKRLDVGFRAAASQDIVAIDECPVLVQALQPIMTELPAMLRRFSKPQVVGHVELFSGSSTAVLLRHTAPLAEADLATLIAFCQTHDAQLWLHGEGEPQPVDPSQQLGYRLEPWNLQLAYRPGDFIQVNAAVNAAMVAQALEWLAPTADERVLDLFCGLGNFALPLARQAREVVAVEGVATMVERATGNAMSNELHNVQFIQADLMQPLAHASWAENGFSAVLLDPPRDGAFEVVRKLSTLGAKRLLYVSCNPATLARDTVELIKQGYRLKRAGILDMFPQTAHVEAMALFEASK from the coding sequence ATGGCTAAGCAAGAGAGAGGCCTGCGCTTCCAGCCCACTGGCGGCACAAAGGTGCCCCAGGTGCCGACTGGGAAGAAGCAGCGGTTGACCATCGAGCGCCTGGCCAATGACGGACGCGGTATCGCATTCGTCGAAGGCCGCACCTGGTTTGTGGCCGGCAGTCTGGCCGGTGAAGAGGTCGAGGCGCGGGTACTCAACGCCCACGGCAAAGTCGTGGAAGCCCGCACTGAGCGTGTATTCCAGCCCAGTCCTCTGCGCCGGCCGGCACCCTGCGTGCATTTCGGTCGGTGTGGCGGTTGCAGCGTCCAGCATTTGCCCCATAGCGAACAGCTTGCCCTGAAACAGCGCATGCTCGCCGAGCAGTTGACCCGGGTTGCAGGTGTCGAGCCTGAAGAGTGGGCAGCCCCCTTGACCGGTCCAGAGTTCGCCTACCGACGTCGGGCGCGCATCGCCGTACGCTGGGATGCCAAGGCCAAACGGCTTGATGTGGGATTCCGGGCCGCGGCCAGTCAGGACATCGTCGCCATCGACGAATGCCCGGTTCTGGTACAGGCCTTGCAACCTATCATGACCGAGTTGCCGGCCATGCTGCGTCGTTTCAGCAAGCCGCAGGTCGTCGGGCATGTCGAGTTGTTCAGCGGTTCGTCGACGGCGGTGCTTCTGCGCCATACCGCGCCGTTGGCCGAGGCCGATCTGGCGACCTTGATCGCTTTCTGTCAGACCCACGATGCCCAGCTTTGGCTGCACGGCGAGGGTGAGCCGCAACCGGTCGACCCGAGTCAGCAATTGGGCTATCGACTGGAACCGTGGAATTTGCAATTGGCCTACCGGCCGGGGGATTTCATTCAGGTCAACGCCGCGGTTAATGCCGCGATGGTTGCGCAGGCATTGGAATGGCTGGCGCCCACGGCGGACGAGCGGGTTCTGGACCTGTTCTGTGGGCTGGGTAACTTCGCTTTACCATTGGCCCGACAGGCCCGTGAAGTGGTGGCGGTAGAAGGCGTTGCGACCATGGTCGAACGTGCCACGGGTAATGCAATGAGCAATGAACTGCACAATGTGCAGTTCATTCAGGCCGATTTGATGCAGCCGTTGGCACACGCGAGCTGGGCCGAAAACGGCTTTTCTGCGGTACTTTTGGACCCCCCGCGTGACGGTGCTTTTGAGGTGGTGCGCAAGCTGTCGACATTAGGTGCCAAGCGGTTACTTTATGTTTCATGTAACCCTGCAACTTTAGCGCGCGACACGGTCGAATTGATCAAGCAGGGCTATAGATTAAAACGCGCCGGAATTCTCGATATGTTCCCGCAAACGGCTCATGTCGAGGCGATGGCTTTATTTGAAGCGAGTAAGTGA
- the cysM gene encoding cysteine synthase CysM: MTLQYQTIADCVGNTPLVRLQRLPGETTNTLLLKLEGNNPAGSVKDRPALSMITRAELRGQIHQGDTLIEATSGNTGIALAMAAAIKGYRMILIMPDNSSAERKAAMTAYGAELILVSKDEGMEGARDLAERMQAEGRGKVLDQFANGDNPEAHYVSTGPEIWQQTGGTITHFISSMGTTGTIMGVSRYLKEQNPKVQIIGLQPMDGASIPGIRRWPTEYLPKIYQADRVDRIVDMAQAEAEDVMRRLAREEGIFCGVSSGGAVAGMLRLSREVENAVMVAIICDRGDRYLSTGVYDVPN, from the coding sequence ATGACCCTGCAGTATCAAACCATCGCCGACTGCGTCGGCAACACCCCGCTGGTCCGTTTGCAGCGCCTGCCGGGTGAGACTACTAATACCTTGCTGTTGAAGCTTGAGGGCAACAACCCTGCCGGATCGGTCAAGGATCGCCCGGCGCTGTCGATGATCACTCGCGCCGAATTGCGCGGGCAGATCCATCAGGGCGATACCCTGATCGAAGCGACTTCCGGCAACACCGGCATCGCGCTGGCCATGGCCGCCGCGATCAAAGGCTACCGGATGATTCTGATCATGCCGGATAATTCCAGTGCCGAACGCAAGGCGGCGATGACCGCTTATGGCGCCGAGCTGATTCTGGTCAGCAAGGACGAGGGCATGGAAGGTGCCCGCGACCTGGCTGAACGCATGCAGGCCGAAGGCCGTGGCAAGGTGCTCGATCAATTCGCCAACGGGGATAACCCGGAAGCGCATTACGTCAGCACCGGCCCGGAAATCTGGCAGCAGACTGGCGGCACCATCACCCATTTCATCAGTTCCATGGGCACCACGGGCACCATCATGGGTGTTTCGCGTTACCTCAAGGAGCAAAACCCCAAGGTGCAGATCATTGGCCTGCAACCGATGGACGGGGCCTCCATCCCCGGTATCCGTCGTTGGCCGACAGAATATCTGCCGAAGATCTACCAGGCCGACCGTGTCGACCGGATCGTCGATATGGCCCAGGCCGAAGCCGAAGACGTCATGCGCCGACTGGCCCGCGAAGAAGGCATTTTCTGTGGTGTGTCGTCCGGTGGTGCCGTTGCCGGGATGTTGCGCTTGTCCCGCGAAGTCGAGAATGCAGTCATGGTCGCTATCATTTGTGACCGAGGCGACCGTTACTTGTCGACCGGCGTCTACGATGTGCCTAACTGA
- a CDS encoding response regulator, whose product MLKKLGIKGRVLLLTIVPALLMAVVLGGYFTWMQLSDLQSQLLQRGEMIAEELAPLAAPALGHSDRALLERIAGQALEQTDVRAVSFLGPDRDLLAHAGPSMINPSPIGNSTHLLQRSGNDATRYLLPVFGRQRHLSGALIPEEADRLLGWVELELSHNGTLLRGYRSLFASLLLIVTGLVLTAIVAIRMSRTINEPISRIKLAVAQLKDGNLETRLPPLGSLELDELASGINRMAATLQNAQEELQHSIDQATEDVRQNLETIEIQNIELDLARKEALEASRIKSEFLANMSHEIRTPLNGILGFTHLLQKSELTPRQLDYLDTIEKSADNLLGIINEILDFSKIEAGKLVLDSVPFNLRDLLQDVLTILAPAAHAKQLELVSLVYRDTPLSLLGDPLRLRQILTNLVSNAIKFTREGTIVARAMLEDEQEDSVQLRISVQDTGIGLSSQDVRSLFQAFSQADNSLSRQPGGTGLGLVISKRLIEQMGGEIGVDSTPGEGSEFWISLNLPKARDDLEDLPSPPLLGRRVAVLENHELARQALQHQLEDCGLEAVVFNNLESLINGVTAAYQTAQAIDLTVLGITAHELPPERLRQHIWDLENLGCKVLVLCPTTEQAQFQLAVPNAHSQLQVKPACTRKLRRSLSELISPKQQRIDTSTPLSSRPPHLLCVDDNPANLLLVQTLLEDMGAKVLAVDSGYAAVKAIQKETFDLVLMDVQMPGMDGRQATETIRAWEVEQQSTSLPIVALTAHAMANEKRALLQSGMDDYLTKPISERQLAQVVLKWTGLALRNHVPKRHSESTHHGIDLQVLDPEEGLRLAAGKPDLAADMLAMLLASLDTDRDAIRDARDAHDKLALIERVHRLHGATRYCGVPQLRAACQRSETLLKQDAPEANAALDELDMAITRLAVEARVTA is encoded by the coding sequence GTGCTGAAAAAGCTGGGTATCAAAGGCCGTGTGCTGCTGTTGACCATTGTCCCCGCTCTGCTGATGGCAGTGGTGTTGGGCGGTTACTTCACCTGGATGCAACTGTCCGACCTGCAAAGCCAGCTGCTGCAACGCGGTGAAATGATCGCCGAAGAACTCGCACCGCTGGCCGCCCCGGCGCTGGGCCATAGCGACCGCGCGCTGCTCGAACGCATCGCCGGGCAGGCGCTGGAGCAAACAGACGTGCGCGCCGTGTCCTTTCTCGGCCCCGACCGCGATCTGCTGGCCCATGCCGGGCCGAGCATGATCAACCCGTCCCCCATTGGCAACAGCACTCACTTGCTGCAGCGTTCCGGGAACGACGCCACCCGCTATCTGCTGCCGGTGTTCGGTCGCCAGCGCCACCTGAGCGGTGCTCTGATCCCTGAGGAGGCCGACCGTCTGCTCGGCTGGGTCGAGCTGGAGCTGTCCCATAACGGGACCTTGTTGCGCGGCTATCGCAGCCTGTTCGCCAGTCTGCTACTGATCGTTACGGGGTTGGTGTTGACTGCGATTGTGGCGATCCGCATGAGCCGAACCATCAACGAGCCGATCAGCCGGATCAAATTGGCGGTGGCGCAACTCAAAGACGGCAATCTTGAAACACGCCTGCCGCCACTGGGCAGCCTGGAACTGGATGAGCTGGCTTCCGGTATCAACCGCATGGCCGCGACCTTGCAGAATGCCCAGGAAGAATTGCAGCACAGCATCGATCAGGCCACTGAAGACGTGCGGCAGAATCTGGAAACCATCGAAATCCAGAACATCGAGCTGGACCTGGCGCGCAAAGAAGCGCTTGAGGCCAGCCGGATCAAATCCGAATTCCTCGCCAACATGAGCCACGAGATTCGCACCCCGCTCAATGGCATTCTCGGCTTCACTCATCTGCTGCAGAAAAGCGAGCTGACCCCGCGCCAACTGGATTATCTGGACACCATCGAAAAATCTGCCGACAACCTGCTGGGCATCATCAACGAGATTCTCGATTTTTCGAAAATCGAAGCCGGCAAGCTGGTGCTCGACAGCGTTCCGTTCAACCTGCGCGACCTGCTGCAGGATGTCCTGACCATCCTTGCCCCGGCCGCCCATGCCAAACAGTTGGAACTGGTCAGCCTGGTGTACCGCGACACACCGTTGTCGCTGCTCGGCGATCCGCTGCGGCTCAGGCAGATCCTGACCAATCTGGTCAGCAATGCGATCAAATTCACCCGCGAAGGCACCATCGTCGCCCGCGCCATGCTCGAAGATGAGCAAGAAGACAGCGTGCAACTGCGCATCAGCGTGCAGGACACCGGCATCGGTCTGTCCAGCCAAGACGTGCGGTCGCTGTTTCAGGCGTTCAGTCAGGCAGACAATTCGTTGTCGCGGCAACCGGGCGGCACCGGGTTGGGACTGGTCATTTCCAAACGACTGATCGAGCAAATGGGCGGCGAAATAGGGGTCGACAGTACGCCGGGTGAAGGTTCCGAGTTCTGGATCAGCCTGAACCTGCCCAAAGCCCGCGATGACCTGGAAGACCTGCCATCCCCGCCCCTTCTCGGGCGTCGGGTCGCGGTGCTGGAAAATCATGAACTCGCACGTCAGGCCTTGCAGCACCAGCTGGAAGATTGCGGTCTGGAAGCGGTGGTTTTCAACAACCTGGAAAGCCTGATCAACGGGGTCACTGCTGCGTATCAAACAGCACAGGCTATCGACCTGACGGTGCTGGGCATCACCGCCCACGAACTGCCGCCCGAACGGCTGCGCCAGCATATCTGGGACCTTGAAAACCTCGGCTGCAAGGTCCTGGTGCTGTGCCCGACCACCGAGCAGGCGCAATTCCAGTTGGCCGTGCCCAACGCCCACAGCCAGTTACAGGTAAAACCGGCCTGCACGCGCAAGCTGCGGCGCAGCCTGTCCGAACTGATCAGCCCCAAACAACAGCGCATCGATACCTCTACCCCCCTGTCCAGTCGGCCACCGCACTTGCTCTGCGTCGATGACAACCCGGCCAACCTGTTGCTGGTGCAAACACTGCTTGAAGACATGGGCGCCAAAGTGCTGGCCGTCGACAGTGGTTATGCCGCGGTCAAGGCGATACAGAAAGAAACCTTCGATCTGGTGCTGATGGACGTACAGATGCCCGGTATGGACGGGCGCCAAGCCACTGAAACGATCCGGGCCTGGGAGGTCGAACAGCAAAGTACTTCGCTACCGATCGTGGCCCTCACCGCCCATGCCATGGCCAACGAAAAGCGTGCCCTGCTGCAAAGCGGCATGGACGACTACCTGACCAAGCCCATCAGTGAGCGGCAATTGGCCCAAGTGGTGCTCAAATGGACCGGTCTGGCACTGCGCAATCATGTGCCGAAACGTCACAGCGAAAGCACACATCACGGCATCGACCTGCAGGTGCTCGACCCTGAAGAAGGCTTGCGCCTGGCAGCGGGCAAGCCTGACCTGGCAGCGGACATGCTAGCGATGCTTCTGGCCTCGCTGGACACCGACCGTGACGCCATCCGCGATGCCCGCGATGCCCACGACAAACTGGCACTGATCGAAAGGGTCCATCGCCTGCATGGCGCAACCCGTTATTGCGGGGTGCCGCAACTGCGCGCAGCCTGTCAACGCAGTGAAACCTTACTCAAGCAGGATGCACCCGAGGCCAACGCCGCCCTCGACGAACTGGACATGGCTATCACACGGCTGGCCGTCGAAGCACGAGTGACCGCTTGA